The genomic window CCTTGACCGGATTCATGCGCATACGCGGTCCTTCATCGGTTGAGTGAAGCGTCATCTCCGCCGGGACCGTCATCTGCTGGTTGAACGGCATGCCGGGATAATTGCCGCCCCGCATCCAGGTGATCTGTACGCGCCGGCCGTTCGGCTCATTTTCCCAGGTCATGGTTGCATAGTAGTTCCCCGGAATAACCAATGAGGTGACACGGTCCATCGTCACGGCCGGTTTGCCGGAGAGCGTATAAAACGTGTGACCGTCAAACGTGCCCACGATATAGCTGCCGTCTATAAAGATCATTACCCATTTCTTCGCGTTGGCGTCTCCGCCGATCGGCAGTTGAAAGAAGTCCACGCACCCACAAAGTTCATCACCCGACCTGTCCTGTTCTACCCGGCTCTCGAACTTCCAATCCTTCAGGTTCTCGGAGCTGTAGAATCCCACCGCTCGGAGTGGCTTGCCGTCCTTGTTCTTGAAATGATCATAGGTCGGGGCGATCCAACGGCCGGTGGGCTCATACCAGAACGGTCTGGGAGTGTCGATGCGATCGCCCGGGTGAGTCAGGACCGGGTTGCCCTCATAGTCGGTCAATGTCCGGCCGCGATCGTTCGAATACGCCAGGCAGAGGCCGCTCTTCGTCCGCAGATAGAACATCACGAGAACATCTTCTTCTCCCGTTTTGCGGCCAAGTTGGTTCTTTCGGTCGATGAACGCGGCGCCCGAGAAGCACGCCCCCTTGGTATTTGGGAACAGAACTGTCGGCAGCTCGTTCCAATGCACCATGTCTTTGCTGACGGCATGCCCCCAGGTCATGTTTCCCCAGGGAAGTGCGACCGGGTTGTGCTGGTAGTACAGGTGGTATTCGCCCTTGTAATAAATCATGCCGTTGGGATCGTTAAGCCAGCCGTGCCGCGAGGTGAAATGGAACTGGGGACGGTATTTCTCTTGGTAGAGATCCTCGGATCCCTTGATCACGTCGTCCTGGCTGATGATCTTCCAGTCCTTCGGCGCGGGGGTCATGTTGACGACCAGTTTTCGCCCCTTGAACCGGGCGACGTCGAAGAAGGCCCACCAATCCGGTTTGTCTTCCGCCAGCGGGATGCCGAAGTTTCCGAGCAATTCATCGTCCACCGTGAGGCTCATCGAGCGGCCTGGCGCCCGGTTGTTCACGGGAACATTCAGGTAGCGTTTCTGGAGCACCATTTCCATGGACGCCCCTTGCGTCTTGGTTTTTTCGGCTGCCTGCGGGTCTTCCGCGGCCCAAGCGGCGGAACACGTCAAGAGCGTGGCAAGGCAAATAATTCGATTCATCGGTATTTCCTTTCGGTTCGGGTTTAGGTATTCTGTAACCGTTCGTGCCCTTGTGGCCGGCCAGGCTCACGATGAGCCTGATCAGTAGTATATACGCCCCCAGTCCGACGGGTCGGCCACGGCCGCCCTCGCGGACGGGTAAGTATTCCAAAGCCACCCGCACGCTTCCGCGAGGCGGACCATGGAACCGGACCCTGGGCTTCACTTCAGGGCGATGCCGCCGGGGCCGCGAGCGATGTGGCCGAGGCGGTAGACGGTCTCGCCGGCCGTCTCGAGCATCTCAGCGACGTGGTCGGCGTAGTAGGGGCTGACGACCAGGACGAATCCGATGCCCATGTTGAAGACGCGCCACATTTCCTGGGTGGGGACGTTGCCGGTCTTCTGGAGCCAGCCGAAGATGGGCGGGACGGTCCAGGCCTTTCGGCTGATTTCGGCGCGGAGTCCGGCGGGGATGACGCGCGGGACGTTGCCGGGGATGCCGCCGCCCGTGATGTGGGCCATGCCATGCACGATGCGCTTCCGTTGATAGTGGGCAAGGACGCGCAGGACCGGCCGGGGGTAGAGTCGCGTGGGCTTGAGAAGTTCGTCGGCGACGGAGATGCCGAGGCCTGGAATTTCGTCGTTCACCTTGAGGCCGGCCGTCTCGAAGACGATTTTTCGGACGAGGCTGAAGCCGTTCGAGTGGATGCCGGAGGAGGCGAGTCCGAGGACGGAGTCGCCTTCTTCGATGCGTGAGCCGTCGATGAGGCGGCT from Planctomycetota bacterium includes these protein-coding regions:
- the purM gene encoding phosphoribosylformylglycinamidine cyclo-ligase yields the protein THSTRVVDLYGHFAGVFALDFPERILRRNYKRPLLVAGTDGVGTKLRVAIDANRFDTIGQDCVAMCVNDILCLGAEPLFFLDYLGTGHVEPDALAETVIGVANACADCDCALLGGETAEMPGFYAKGDLDLAGFAVGVVEKSRLIDGSRIEEGDSVLGLASSGIHSNGFSLVRKIVFETAGLKVNDEIPGLGISVADELLKPTRLYPRPVLRVLAHYQRKRIVHGMAHITGGGIPGNVPRVIPAGLRAEISRKAWTVPPIFGWLQKTGNVPTQEMWRVFNMGIGFVLVVSPYYADHVAEMLETAGETVYRLGHIARGPGGIALK
- a CDS encoding glycoside hydrolase family 32 protein, encoding MNRIICLATLLTCSAAWAAEDPQAAEKTKTQGASMEMVLQKRYLNVPVNNRAPGRSMSLTVDDELLGNFGIPLAEDKPDWWAFFDVARFKGRKLVVNMTPAPKDWKIISQDDVIKGSEDLYQEKYRPQFHFTSRHGWLNDPNGMIYYKGEYHLYYQHNPVALPWGNMTWGHAVSKDMVHWNELPTVLFPNTKGACFSGAAFIDRKNQLGRKTGEEDVLVMFYLRTKSGLCLAYSNDRGRTLTDYEGNPVLTHPGDRIDTPRPFWYEPTGRWIAPTYDHFKNKDGKPLRAVGFYSSENLKDWKFESRVEQDRSGDELCGCVDFFQLPIGGDANAKKWVMIFIDGSYIVGTFDGHTFYTLSGKPAVTMDRVTSLVIPGNYYATMTWENEPNGRRVQITWMRGGNYPGMPFNQQMTVPAEMTLHSTDEGPRMRMNPVKELETLRAKTHKWTDLTLKAGENPLAGIEGDLFDVEVEFEPAADTETIFDLRGEKVVYNAQSQTLSCGSVRTPLKPEKGILHLRILLDRTSIEVFGNNGRVYIPRCILPKDDNRSLNASCGKGQVKARFLRVHELKSIWE